Part of the Streptomyces diastaticus subsp. diastaticus genome, GATGTGCGAACCGCAGGTGATCTTCGGGGCCAACCACCATCTGCCGCCTCATCACCCGCAGTACTTCCGCGGCACGGCCCCGCACCACTCCGGCCGGGCCGGCCGCACGGACCGGGAGTTCGACCTGGCGGTTCGGCTGCACCAGGAGCGGACGATCGAGAACTTCCTGGAGCTGCGCCGGCTCGCGCCCGACCAGCCGTTCATCCCTGTCCTCCAGGGCTGGGCTCCCAGGCACTACCTGCGCTGTCTCGATCTGTACGGGCAGGCCGGCGTTGCGCTGGAGCGCGAACCACTGGTTGGCCTGGGCTCGGTGTGCCGTCGGCAGCACACCGCCGAGATCGGCAACCTCGTCCAGGCCCTGACAGCGGCGGGCCTGCGCCTGCACGGCTTCGGGGTGAAACGCGAGGGCCTCGCCCAGTACGGGCGGTACCTTGCCTCAGCCGACTCGCTCGCCTGGTCCGCGGGGGCCCGGTACAACCCTCCGCTGGCCGGGCACCTCCACAAGAGCTGCTCCAGCTGTCCAGAGTGGGCTCTTCGCTGGTACGCAGACACACAGGCCGTTCTCCGGCACACATCCCCCTGAGGAGGATCTACTCATGACAACGATCTTGACCCTGTGCGGAGCCGCCGAACAGGCCACCGAGGACGAGCTTCTCGCCCTGCTTCGCCAGGCCCGCGATCTGTACGAGGCCGGCCTCGCCGCCGCTCGCGCAGCTCCGTACGGCTCTGCCCGTGCGGTGGCCGAGTTCAAAGAGTGGGCAGGAACCGCCGAAGCCATGGCCTACGACCGCATGGTCGAGCTCGCTGCTCACCGCGGCGTCACACTGGTGCGCGAGGAGCTCTGACCGCTTTCTACTCGCCCGGACCAACCGAGTTGCACGACAAGTTCGCGGAAGCGGGTGCACACCCAGCCTAGATGCTCTAATATTTGCGTTGTTCACGCCGCCGGAGATCGGACGTTCCCCATGCCTCGCGTCGATGCCGACGAAATCGGCGCAGCACACCAGCTCACCGCGAAGCAGGTCCGTTCCCTCTATGCGGCTCGCAAGAGCAACGGCTTCCCCGAGGCCAAAGGAACCCGCCCGGGCGCCGGCAAGCGGCCGCAGAGCGAGTGGGAAGAGGCAGAAGTCGACGCTTGGTTCGCCAGGCGCCGGAAACCTGCCTCCGCTCCCGGCCGAGCGGTGCAACGCGACCCCGGCGAACTCCTGACGGCCGCCGAGGCCAGCCGCCGACTGGGGTACAAGAACCCTGCGCAGCTGAAGACCTACTTCGACAAGGGCTCTTTCATCGACCCCGACGAAGAGGTGGAGTCCCCCGAGTCCGGCAGGGTGCGGCGCCGATGGCGCGCCGACCGCGTGGACGCGTGGAACGAGAATCGGCCGGGGCAGGGCAGGAGGGCGGGTTCCTCCGCGCGCCAGCCGTCGGCGACCACCGCGGCCACGGGGGCGCCGGATGACCTCATCGGCGCTGCAGAGGCTTCCCGCATCCTCGGGCTGGGCGGGGTGAGCTCCTTCGACACCACGTTGTACAAGGGCGATCTCCCTCTCCTCGCCCAGCCGGCCAGCACCAGGCTGAACGGTCGGCGCGTGCGCCGCTGGCGCCGCAGCGTTGTTGAAGAGCAGGCTGAGCAACGTCGTCCGCAGCCTCAGCCACCAGTGGAAGGCGAGGGCGACAATCCCTTGCTGACGGCCGAGGAGGCCGCTCCGCTGTTGGGGTACGCCAACGCGAAGAGCCTGCGCACCATGATCGCCCGCGGTGCGCTGCCGCACCTCGCCCGGCCTGATGATCCCGGACCGCCGGCCCGCTGGAAGAAGGCCGCCGTTCTGGCTCAGGCACGAGCGAAGGCCGGCCATGTAGGCTAGGAAGAGGAGTGGACATCCGGAATGGGCAGTCAGTTGATCGCCCTGGGGCCGGATGACCCACACGGTGGTCGGTATGGAGGGGCTGTCAACCTCTCCCCGCCTACGGCGAGCCGGCCACCGCCTCTTCTTCAAGAGGGGGCCGCTGTCCTGTCCGGGCAGCGGCCCCCTTTCTTTCGTTCTGGACTCAGCAGCCCGCAGGCGCTTTGTCTACGGGCAGGTCGGAGAACTGAGAACGGGACAGGTCTGCTACGACCTTCACGGCCTTAGACCGGCTGCCCCGGTGGCGCGAGACGGAGATCTGAGCCGGCTGCCGCGTCGGCTCAGGAAGTCCAAACCGAGGGAAGAGGTGCTCCGGATACAGGCCCGGGTCCGGGGACCGGTCGTACCTGCCCTCGCGGTGTTGTGGGGCGAAGTAGGCAGGGCGGTGAAAGAGCATCACGGTCTTCGCTCTCGGCATGATCTGCTCGGCGTGGACCATGTCGGTGACGCGGGGCCGGCGATCTTCGCGCTCCAGGAGCGCCTGGTCCAGCTGCTCTACGAGGACCACGGCCAGGTTCTTCTCCTCGGCGAGATGGGACAGCCCGTCGAGGATGACTTCCACTCCCCGCTCCCGCGAGGTGGTGTGGGGCGTGTTCATGAGGCCGAGGTAGTCGACGACCAGGATGTCGGGCTTCGCACCCGTTCGCTCGTACCGGGCGTGCAGGGCCTGGATCTCGGCAAGCCCCGGGGATGCCATGTCGCCGCCGATGTAGAGGGGCGCGCTCTGTACGGCCAGGGCGGTGTGGGCGACCGTGGCCAGTTCGGTGTCGTCGCATCTGGCCCGCAGGAGCTTCTCGGTGGGCACCCCCGATTCGGCGGCGAGGATTCGGTGGGTCAATTCGACGTGCGACATCTCCAGCGACACCACCAGGGCCATCCGCCTGAGACGGATGGCCGCGTGCCGCGCGAAGGCGAGGCCCAACATGGACTTGCCCATGCCGGTGCGGGCCGCAAGTACGGCGAGTTCCCTCCGCCGGAGGCCGCCTCCGAGGAGACGGTCGAGGCCGGTTAGGCCGGTGGGGATGAAGGTGGCCGCGCTAAGGCGGGCAGCCGCTTCTCGGCGAGAGCCTCCCCCGGCGCGCTGCACCCGGGCGTTGGCGAGCTTTCGGGCGTGGTTGCTGACCACGTGGTTCCGTTCGGGCGCGG contains:
- a CDS encoding deazapurine DNA modification protein DpdA family protein translates to MCLDSGGFTELKQYGTWRTGPEEYAALVRRLRAQLGEERVRWAAPQDWMCEPQVIFGANHHLPPHHPQYFRGTAPHHSGRAGRTDREFDLAVRLHQERTIENFLELRRLAPDQPFIPVLQGWAPRHYLRCLDLYGQAGVALEREPLVGLGSVCRRQHTAEIGNLVQALTAAGLRLHGFGVKREGLAQYGRYLASADSLAWSAGARYNPPLAGHLHKSCSSCPEWALRWYADTQAVLRHTSP
- a CDS encoding DnaB-like helicase C-terminal domain-containing protein translates to MVSNHARKLANARVQRAGGGSRREAAARLSAATFIPTGLTGLDRLLGGGLRRRELAVLAARTGMGKSMLGLAFARHAAIRLRRMALVVSLEMSHVELTHRILAAESGVPTEKLLRARCDDTELATVAHTALAVQSAPLYIGGDMASPGLAEIQALHARYERTGAKPDILVVDYLGLMNTPHTTSRERGVEVILDGLSHLAEEKNLAVVLVEQLDQALLEREDRRPRVTDMVHAEQIMPRAKTVMLFHRPAYFAPQHREGRYDRSPDPGLYPEHLFPRFGLPEPTRQPAQISVSRHRGSRSKAVKVVADLSRSQFSDLPVDKAPAGC